In Cicer arietinum cultivar CDC Frontier isolate Library 1 chromosome 1, Cicar.CDCFrontier_v2.0, whole genome shotgun sequence, one DNA window encodes the following:
- the LOC101493132 gene encoding protein AGENET DOMAIN (AGD)-CONTAINING P1-like produces MRPPVKRIDYKVGDKVEVCSKEQGFVGSYYEATIVSCLENGKYVVRYKNLLEDDNSKPLKETIFPKELRRLPPHVRNLPEFRLNQKVDVFDNDGWWLRKIISEKILSRKRYYYMVYFFTTHEVIYYPCNRIRVHEWFHREWILEA; encoded by the coding sequence ATGCGTCCACCAGTGAAGAGGATTGATTACAAAGTAGGAGACAAAGTGGAAGTATGCAGCAAAGAACAAGGGTTTGTGGGATCGTACTACGAAGCCACAATTGTTTCATGTCTTGAGAATGGAAAATATGTTGTTCGTTACAAGAATCTTCTAGAAGATGACAATTCTAAACCTCTCAAAGAGACAATTTTCCCAAAAGAGCTTCGTCGATTACCGCCACATGTCCGAAATCTCCCCGAGTTTCGGCTAAAccaaaaagttgatgtatttgataACGATGGTTGGTGGTTAAGGAAAATCATTAGTGAGAAGATCCTCTCACGAAAGAGGTATTACTATATGGTATATTTCTTTACTACTCATGAAGTGATTTACTACCCTTGTAATCGAATAAGGGTTCATGAGTGGTTTCATCGAGAGTGGATCTTGGAAGCTTAA